GGACTGCTCGTGATCGGCGTCGCGGCTGCGGCGTATCTGAACGGCCGCGAACGGGCGCTGATCCGCGCGCCGTCGAAAGCAGAATGAAATCGGACGAAACTAAGGGTTTTACCGCGTCCACTTAATAACGCGGGCTGCGGAGCCTTCTGTCACAAGGCTCCGGCGTTTTCAGCGAACCCTGTTTCGCGACGACGGCGCAACGCGCTTTCTCCCGCCGCCTATACTCGAATCGTCGATGCGCACATTTGCGCCGGCACGATTCGAGCAAGAAAAGCAGGACGATGGGAGACGCACCATGACGTATTTCACGATCGGCGATTTCATTCTGGTCATCCCGATGGCGCTTGCCGGCGCGCTGTTCTTAGGCGCCATTCCGTGCGCATCGCACTTCAAGAACAATGTGCTGCGAGCGTGCGGGGCGCTCGTCGGCGTGCTCGTCGCGTTCCTGCTGGTCGAGGGCTTGCCCGCGCTGATATGACGGCGCGCGGCGTGCGCCGCGCGCGTTCGCTACTTACAGGTGCTGGCCGAGGAACGTCAGCGTGCGGCCGTGCGCGAGCGCCGACGCCTTCGCGTTATACGACGCGCGATCGCCGCAGTTGAAGCCGTGATCGGCGGCCGGGTAGACGTACAGTTCCGAGTCCGCGCGGCCGGCGAAGCGCTGGCGCACCGCATCGACGGCGTCGGCGGGAATGTGCGCGTCGAGTTCGCCGTAGTGGAACTGGATCGGCGCTTTCACCTGATCAGCCTTATCCAACTGATTCTGGATGCCGCCGCCGTAGTACGCGACGGCCGCATCCACCGAGCCTTGCGCCGCCGCGAGATACGCGAGCCGGCCGCCGAAGCAATAGCCGATCGCGGCGACCTTGCCGCTCACTTCCGGCAGCGCGCGCAACGCCTTGGCAGCGGCGCCGACATCCGCGACGGCCGAATCCACGTCGGTCTTTTGCAGCAGTTCCATCGCCTTCTCGCGATCCGCGCCTTCGTACCCGAGCTCGACGCGCGGCTGCGTGCGCCAGAAAACGTCGGGCGCGAGCGCGACATAGCCATCGGCGGCGTATTGATCGGCGACACTGCGGATATGCGCGTTCACGCCGAAGATCTCCTGCAGGATGATCACGGCAGGCCCCGTCCCCGTCTTGGGCAGCGCGAGGTAGCCCTGGAAGCTGCCGCCGTCGGCGGGAATGTCGATCCATCGGGAAGTCACGGTTACGGTCACGTCGATGCTCCTTGCTTGGTTGACTATAAGAACGCAGGCGAGTGAGTTTGCCAGCTTTCCCTTTCAGCCGCCTAAGCGCGGTCAGTCGTTGGCGGGAAGCAGGCACGCGGATTGACCGGGCAGGCGATTTTTAGAGGCGCATGCCTAAAGCCAAGCGTTAAACGGCTTTTGAAACCGGCTAATGGCGACGCGCGGCGCGCGATTATCGGCAGAGTGGCAGAGGACGTAAAGGCCGGGCCGAAACCCGCATCGGTTGGGCCTCGCGGCGCAATCGCCACCACAAACGGGCGGCGTTCTCAACTGGCCGTTAATCGGTAGTCACACCAGTATCTTAAAAAACTTCCCTAAATTAATTTGACAACCCTACACTTCTCGCGCGGTGCGGATGGCGGCTGCCACAAACAGCCGGCCGGAAGGACTTGCCAAGTGCAATATGATGCATCCGGCGTGGTCGTCCACGGGACTGAGCGATCGTGATGAAAGACGGGGCACAGGGCGATTACGTTGTTTTTGGGACCGAAACTGGAGACTTACATGAACACCAAGCTTCACAAAGTGTTGCCGATCAGCGCCGCAGCCGTGCTGTTCGCTACGTTGGCAACGTCCGCAGCAGCCGACCAGGTCGTCAAGATCGGTCACGTCGCTCCGCTGACCGGCGGTATCGCTCACCTGGGCAAGGACAACGAAAACGGCGCGCGGCTCGCAGT
The Caballeronia sp. M1242 DNA segment above includes these coding regions:
- a CDS encoding dienelactone hydrolase family protein; the encoded protein is MTVTVTSRWIDIPADGGSFQGYLALPKTGTGPAVIILQEIFGVNAHIRSVADQYAADGYVALAPDVFWRTQPRVELGYEGADREKAMELLQKTDVDSAVADVGAAAKALRALPEVSGKVAAIGYCFGGRLAYLAAAQGSVDAAVAYYGGGIQNQLDKADQVKAPIQFHYGELDAHIPADAVDAVRQRFAGRADSELYVYPAADHGFNCGDRASYNAKASALAHGRTLTFLGQHL